The Saccharopolyspora gloriosae genome window below encodes:
- a CDS encoding CHAD domain-containing protein, with amino-acid sequence MNRPFGTSGLPPEPVVAGRTDPIAQHVRAALDARLRTLLEHEPGARSGEEPERLHQMRVSVRRMRAVLKSAGPFLDQRWSEPLREELGWLGRELGEVRDLDVLLGRLRGEASDFEAAQRESAALLFGPLEIEHRAARESLVIALDGQRHRALIDALVDAVQRPLPASDVEHCGPRELRALVAKQYRRVRRTVDEIGTDPTDAELHELRILGKRLRYTAELAEPVLGKPMRQLLGAAKRFQDVLGEHRDACLAERRVLDLLAARGPAPDPAIAFVAGRLVERERSRRLAHREQWHESWRELRGTAAKV; translated from the coding sequence ATGAACCGCCCCTTCGGCACGTCCGGCCTGCCACCAGAACCCGTGGTGGCGGGCCGGACCGACCCGATCGCCCAGCACGTCCGCGCCGCGCTGGACGCCCGGCTGCGCACGCTGCTGGAGCACGAGCCCGGCGCGCGAAGCGGCGAGGAACCCGAGCGGCTGCACCAGATGCGCGTCTCGGTCCGCCGGATGCGAGCGGTGCTCAAGTCCGCCGGACCGTTCCTCGACCAGCGCTGGTCGGAACCGCTGCGTGAGGAACTGGGCTGGCTCGGCCGCGAACTCGGCGAGGTCCGCGACCTGGACGTGCTGCTGGGCCGGCTGCGCGGCGAGGCCTCGGATTTCGAGGCGGCGCAACGGGAATCCGCGGCCCTGCTGTTCGGCCCGCTGGAGATCGAGCACCGGGCCGCCCGGGAGTCGCTGGTGATCGCGCTGGACGGGCAACGCCACCGAGCGCTGATCGACGCGCTCGTCGACGCCGTGCAACGCCCGCTGCCCGCCTCGGACGTCGAGCACTGCGGGCCGCGCGAGCTCCGCGCGCTGGTCGCCAAGCAGTACCGGCGGGTGCGGCGCACCGTCGACGAGATCGGCACCGACCCGACCGACGCGGAGCTGCACGAACTGCGCATCCTCGGCAAACGGCTGCGCTACACCGCGGAACTCGCCGAACCGGTGCTCGGCAAACCGATGCGGCAGCTGCTGGGCGCGGCGAAGCGCTTCCAGGACGTCCTCGGCGAACACCGGGACGCCTGCCTCGCCGAACGGCGGGTGCTGGACCTGCTCGCCGCCCGGGGCCCCGCTCCCGACCCGGCGATCGCGTTCGTGGCCGGTCGCCTGGTCGAGCGCGAGCGCTCCCGCCGGCTCGCCCACCGGGAGCAGTGGCACGAGAGCTGGCGGGAGCTGCGCGGTACTGCCGCGAAGGTGTGA
- the dapD gene encoding 2,3,4,5-tetrahydropyridine-2,6-dicarboxylate N-succinyltransferase, whose product MSAQTPDPQTTGAHGVGLATVTDDGTVLDTWFPTVKLGEPGESRSTRLSAEEAANSLGAAGAALLGRDDARGVDVVAVRTEIGRLSDQPADTHDLYLRLHLLSHRLVRPHGQSLDGMFGLLSNVVWTNHGPCPVEGFEATRMSLRARGPVTVYSVDKFPRMVDYVMPSGVRIGDADRVRLGAHLASGSTVMHEGFVNFNAGTLGASMIEGRVSAGVVVGDGSDIGGGASVMGTLSGGGKEIISIGERCLIGANGGVGITLGDDCVVEAGLYVTAGTKVSLPDGTLTKARELSGSNGLLFLRNSGTGAVEVRPRSGGKVELNAALHAND is encoded by the coding sequence ATGAGCGCGCAGACACCCGACCCGCAGACCACCGGCGCCCACGGCGTCGGCCTGGCCACCGTCACCGATGACGGCACCGTGCTGGACACGTGGTTCCCCACCGTCAAGCTCGGCGAGCCCGGCGAATCCCGCAGCACCCGGCTCAGCGCCGAGGAAGCGGCGAACTCCCTGGGCGCGGCCGGGGCCGCGCTGCTCGGCCGCGACGACGCCCGCGGCGTGGACGTCGTCGCCGTGCGCACCGAGATCGGCAGGCTCTCCGACCAGCCCGCCGACACCCACGACCTCTACCTGCGCCTGCACCTGCTCTCGCACCGCCTGGTCCGCCCGCACGGGCAGAGCCTGGACGGCATGTTCGGGCTGCTGTCCAACGTCGTGTGGACCAACCACGGCCCCTGCCCGGTCGAAGGGTTCGAGGCCACCCGGATGAGCCTGCGGGCGCGCGGCCCGGTCACCGTCTACAGCGTGGACAAGTTCCCCCGCATGGTCGACTACGTGATGCCCTCCGGCGTGCGCATCGGCGACGCCGACCGGGTTCGGCTCGGCGCGCACCTGGCCAGCGGCAGCACCGTGATGCACGAGGGCTTCGTGAACTTCAACGCGGGCACGCTCGGCGCCTCCATGATCGAGGGCCGCGTCTCGGCAGGCGTGGTCGTCGGGGACGGCTCCGACATCGGCGGCGGCGCCTCGGTGATGGGCACCCTCTCCGGCGGCGGCAAGGAGATCATCTCCATCGGCGAGCGCTGCTTGATCGGCGCCAACGGCGGCGTCGGCATCACCCTCGGCGACGACTGCGTCGTGGAGGCCGGGCTGTACGTCACCGCGGGCACCAAGGTCTCGCTGCCGGACGGCACGCTGACCAAGGCTCGCGAGCTCTCCGGTTCGAACGGCCTGCTGTTCCTGCGCAACTCCGGCACCGGCGCCGTGGAGGTCCGGCCGCGCTCCGGCGGCAAGGTCGAGCTGAACGCGGCGCTGCACGCGAACGACTGA
- the dapE gene encoding succinyl-diaminopimelate desuccinylase, which produces MTAPLDLRAEPVELTAALVDIPSVSGDERRIADAVEHALRTQAPHLEVVRSGEAVLARTHLGRDSRVLLAGHLDTVPINDNLPSRRTGSGDDEVLHGCGTVDMKGGDAVLLHVAATLPEPRHDLTFLFYDCEEIAAERNGLNRIERDLPDWLQGDLAIVGEPSNATIEAGCQGTLRVEIRTSGTRAHTARAWMGDNAIHAAEPILRRLLDYTPREPVIDGLQYHEGLQAVRIEGGVAGNVVPDSCVVAVNHRFAPDKSLAEAEAHVREVFDGFDVTVVDASGGALPGLGSPAAAELVAAAGGEPVAKLGWTDVARFAARGLPAVNFGPGSPTLAHTQQENVPTADIRHCADVLTRFLR; this is translated from the coding sequence GTGACCGCGCCCTTGGATCTCCGTGCCGAGCCCGTCGAGCTGACCGCCGCGCTGGTGGACATTCCCAGCGTCTCCGGTGACGAGCGGCGCATCGCCGACGCCGTCGAGCACGCGCTGCGCACCCAGGCCCCGCACCTGGAGGTCGTGCGCAGCGGTGAAGCCGTGCTCGCCCGCACCCACCTGGGGCGGGACTCGCGGGTGCTGCTCGCCGGGCACCTCGACACGGTGCCGATCAACGACAACCTGCCGTCGCGCCGCACCGGCTCCGGCGACGACGAAGTGCTGCACGGGTGCGGAACCGTGGACATGAAGGGCGGCGACGCCGTCCTGCTGCACGTGGCGGCGACCCTGCCGGAACCGCGCCACGACCTCACGTTCCTGTTCTACGACTGCGAGGAGATCGCGGCCGAGCGCAACGGGCTCAACCGGATCGAACGGGACCTGCCGGACTGGCTGCAGGGCGACCTTGCCATCGTCGGCGAACCCTCCAACGCCACCATCGAAGCCGGCTGCCAGGGGACGCTGCGCGTGGAGATCCGCACCAGCGGCACCCGCGCGCACACGGCGCGCGCGTGGATGGGCGACAACGCCATCCACGCCGCCGAGCCGATCCTGCGGCGGCTGCTCGACTACACCCCGCGCGAACCGGTGATCGACGGCCTGCAGTACCACGAGGGGCTGCAGGCGGTCCGGATCGAAGGCGGTGTGGCGGGCAACGTCGTTCCGGACTCGTGCGTGGTGGCGGTCAACCACCGCTTCGCCCCGGACAAGTCCCTGGCCGAGGCGGAAGCCCACGTCCGCGAGGTGTTCGACGGCTTCGACGTGACCGTCGTCGACGCCTCCGGGGGTGCGTTGCCCGGCTTGGGGTCGCCCGCTGCCGCGGAGCTCGTCGCCGCGGCCGGTGGGGAACCGGTGGCGAAGCTGGGCTGGACCGATGTCGCGAGGTTCGCCGCGCGGGGACTGCCCGCGGTGAACTTCGGCCCCGGTTCGCCGACTCTGGCGCACACCCAGCAGGAGAACGTGCCCACCGCCGACATCCGCCACTGCGCCGACGTCCTCACCCGCTTCCTGCGCTGA
- a CDS encoding slipin family protein, whose product MLIELLVIVLAIAVLCAGSAAKIITQYERGVVFRFGRLQESVRGPGLTFIVPVVDRLRKVNLQIITMPVPAQEGITRDNITVRVDAVVYFNVTDPARAVVNVENYLFAMGQVAQSSLRSIIGKSDLDDLLSNRERLNEGLEVMIDSPALHWGVHIDRVEIKDVSLPESMKRSIARQAEAERERRSRIIAADGEYQASRKLSDAAGVMADAPAALQLRLLETVVEVAAEKNSTLVLPFPVELLRFVEHVQGSQQATTAQDEPAAPDTAPDAIAQVPEPAGVPDVEGMPAVHDARILPGAPAQDLGSPSGR is encoded by the coding sequence ATGCTCATCGAGCTGCTCGTCATCGTTCTGGCCATCGCCGTGCTCTGCGCCGGTTCCGCCGCGAAGATCATTACGCAGTACGAGCGCGGAGTCGTGTTCCGCTTCGGCCGGCTGCAGGAGTCCGTGCGCGGGCCGGGCCTCACCTTCATCGTTCCGGTGGTGGACCGGCTGCGGAAGGTGAACCTGCAGATCATCACCATGCCGGTGCCCGCGCAGGAGGGCATCACCCGCGACAACATCACGGTGCGGGTGGACGCGGTGGTGTACTTCAACGTCACCGACCCGGCTCGGGCCGTGGTGAACGTCGAAAACTACCTGTTCGCGATGGGCCAGGTCGCCCAGTCCTCGCTGCGTTCGATCATCGGCAAGAGCGACCTCGACGACCTGCTCTCCAACCGGGAGCGGCTCAACGAGGGCCTCGAAGTCATGATCGACAGTCCGGCGCTGCACTGGGGCGTGCACATCGACCGGGTGGAGATCAAGGACGTGTCGTTGCCGGAGTCGATGAAGCGCTCCATCGCCCGGCAGGCGGAGGCGGAGCGGGAACGGCGCTCCCGGATCATCGCCGCCGACGGCGAGTACCAGGCTTCGCGCAAGCTCTCCGACGCCGCCGGGGTCATGGCCGATGCGCCCGCCGCGCTCCAGCTGCGCCTGCTGGAGACGGTGGTGGAGGTCGCGGCGGAGAAGAACTCGACGCTGGTCCTGCCGTTCCCGGTGGAGCTGCTCCGCTTCGTCGAGCACGTCCAGGGCTCGCAGCAGGCCACGACGGCGCAGGACGAGCCCGCAGCCCCGGACACGGCCCCGGACGCGATCGCCCAGGTCCCCGAACCGGCGGGCGTACCGGACGTCGAGGGGATGCCTGCGGTGCACGACGCCAGGATCCTGCCCGGAGCTCCCGCGCAGGACCTCGGCTCACCGAGCGGCCGCTGA
- a CDS encoding TIGR00730 family Rossman fold protein, whose protein sequence is MTIEGSPNGAERPQEKRRGPVVLRRSRLHESTTTDQRLLDSRGPTDWVHTDPWRVMRIQSEFVEGFGALAEVPRAVTVFGSARTPREHPEYEIGRRLGAAMADIGCAVITGGGPGTMEAVNRGASEAGGLSVGLGIELPFEQGLNPWVDLGVNFRYFFARKTMFIKYAQGFICLPGGFGTMDELFEALTLVQTKKVTKFPVVLFGRSYWQGLYDWVRDTMLASGKVGEKDLALLHLTDDVEDAVRIVEEAYQAWEDAH, encoded by the coding sequence ATGACCATCGAGGGCTCACCCAACGGCGCGGAGCGCCCGCAGGAGAAACGACGCGGACCGGTCGTGCTGCGCCGCTCCCGGCTGCACGAATCGACGACCACCGACCAGCGCCTGCTGGACTCGCGCGGCCCGACCGACTGGGTGCACACCGACCCCTGGCGGGTGATGCGCATCCAATCCGAGTTCGTGGAGGGGTTCGGCGCGCTGGCCGAGGTGCCGCGCGCCGTGACGGTCTTCGGTTCCGCCCGCACCCCGCGCGAGCACCCGGAGTACGAGATCGGCAGGCGGCTCGGCGCGGCGATGGCCGACATCGGGTGCGCCGTCATCACCGGCGGCGGCCCCGGCACCATGGAAGCCGTCAACCGCGGCGCCTCCGAAGCGGGCGGGCTCTCGGTCGGACTCGGCATCGAGCTGCCCTTCGAGCAGGGGCTCAACCCGTGGGTTGATCTCGGGGTGAACTTCCGATACTTCTTCGCCCGGAAGACGATGTTCATCAAGTACGCCCAGGGCTTCATCTGCCTGCCGGGCGGCTTCGGCACGATGGACGAGCTGTTCGAGGCCCTCACCCTGGTGCAGACCAAGAAGGTCACCAAGTTCCCCGTCGTGCTGTTCGGACGTTCCTACTGGCAGGGCCTCTACGACTGGGTCCGGGACACCATGCTGGCGTCCGGCAAGGTCGGCGAGAAGGACCTGGCCCTGCTGCACCTGACCGACGACGTGGAGGATGCCGTGCGCATCGTGGAAGAGGCATATCAAGCATGGGAGGACGCGCATTGA
- a CDS encoding TIGR00730 family Rossman fold protein, whose translation MSEQETTGAAVCVYCASGPVDQRYLDLAAEVGSGIAKRGWTLVSGGGRVSMMGEVARATRAGGGRSVGVIPRALVDLEVADDDADELLVVDTMRERKGLMDAHASAFLALPGGIGTCEELFEVWTSRYIGMHSKPVVILDPDGHYRGMLDWVRGLVADGFASQRSLDALTIVTEVDAALDACA comes from the coding sequence TTGAGCGAGCAGGAGACCACCGGGGCAGCGGTGTGCGTGTACTGCGCATCCGGGCCGGTGGACCAGCGCTACCTCGACCTCGCGGCGGAGGTCGGCAGCGGCATCGCCAAGCGCGGCTGGACGCTCGTCTCCGGTGGTGGCCGGGTGTCCATGATGGGTGAGGTGGCCAGGGCGACCCGCGCTGGCGGCGGCCGTTCCGTCGGGGTCATCCCGCGCGCTCTGGTGGACCTGGAGGTCGCCGACGACGACGCGGACGAACTGCTCGTCGTCGACACGATGCGGGAGCGCAAGGGCCTGATGGACGCGCACGCCTCGGCGTTCCTCGCGCTGCCCGGCGGCATCGGCACCTGCGAGGAGCTGTTCGAGGTGTGGACCTCCCGCTACATCGGCATGCACAGCAAGCCGGTGGTGATCCTCGACCCCGACGGGCACTACCGCGGGATGCTGGACTGGGTGCGCGGCCTCGTCGCCGACGGGTTCGCCTCGCAGCGCTCGCTCGACGCGCTGACGATAGTCACCGAGGTGGACGCGGCACTCGACGCGTGCGCCTGA